One part of the Eubalaena glacialis isolate mEubGla1 chromosome 19, mEubGla1.1.hap2.+ XY, whole genome shotgun sequence genome encodes these proteins:
- the CACNG1 gene encoding voltage-dependent calcium channel gamma-1 subunit, translating into MPQTEALKVRLTLLCVLAGIVLALVAVVTDHWAVLSPRVEHRNASCQAAHFGLWRICTKRIVPGDGRDRSCGPITLPGEKNCSYFRHFNPGESSEIFEVTTQKEYSISAAAIAIFSLGFVIVGTVCVLLSFGKKRDYLLRPASMFFAFAGLCIFVSVEVTRQSVKRMIDSEDTVWIKYYYSWSFACACAAFVLLFLGGLALLLFSLPRMPQNPWESCMDAEPEH; encoded by the exons ATGCCGCAGACCGAGGCCCTGAAGGTCCGCCTGACCCTCCTCTGCGTGCTGGCGGGCATCGTGCTGGCGCTGGTGGCCGTGGTGACCGACCACTGGGCCGTGCTGAGCCCCCGCGTGGAGCACCGCAACGCCAGCTGCCAGGCGGCACACTTCGGCCTCTGGCGGATTTGCACCAAGCGGATCGTCCCGGGCGACGGCAGGGACAGGAGCTGCGGACCCATCACCCTGCCTGGGG AGAAAAACTGTTCCTACTTCAGGCATTTTAACCCAGGCGAGAGCTCGGAGATCTTCGAAGTTACCACTCAGAAAG AGTATAGCATCTCGGCCGCAGCCATTGCCATCTTCAGCCTGGGCTTCGTCATCGTGGGAACCGTCTGCGTGCTCCTGTCCTTCGGGAAGAAGCGGGATTACCTGCTGAGGCCGGCATCCATGTTCTTCGCCTTTGCGG GTCTCTGCATCTTCGTCTCGGTGGAGGTCACACGGCAGTCGGTGAAGCGCATGATCGACAGCGAGGACACCGTCTGGATCAAGTACTATTACTCCTGGTCCTTCGCCTGCGCCTGCGCGGCCTTCGTCCTGCTCTTCCTCGGCGGCCTTGCCCTCCTGCTCTTCTCCCTGCCGCGGATGCCCCAGAACCCCTGGGAGTCCTGCATGGACGCCGAGCCCGAGCACTAG